The Castanea sativa cultivar Marrone di Chiusa Pesio chromosome 11, ASM4071231v1 genome contains a region encoding:
- the LOC142618026 gene encoding S-adenosyl-L-methionine:benzoic acid/salicylic acid carboxyl methyltransferase 2-like: MDSYTHNSILENGHGHVLQVEKVLHMTSGVGENSYSHNSALQKTVISKVRPVLEGTVKALYIKENFPRYFSVADLGCSSGPNTLIVTYEMIDAIVELCRETGHSPPELTVFLNDLPSNDFNTDFKLLPDFYAMLKKEKGNDVGPCFIAGMPGSFYGRLFPSKSLDFVHSSYSVHWLSKVPQGINNNKGNIYMGKTSPHNVFEAYLEQFQSDFSLLLRSRADEIKLGGQMILTFIGRSIKDPTSRDCCLVWELLAKCLLDMATEGLIEEADIDTFNLPYYNPFIEEVKTIVEKEGSFVIDRLETFEVNLDANDNDENKNYVFDKFTCGQNVSHCIRAISESLLADHFGEAIIDDLFERYAERIGEHLSMEKTNNFNIVISMARK; this comes from the exons ATGGATAGCTACACCCATAATTCAATCCTTGAAAACGGACATGGCCATGTCTTGCAGGTGGAGAAGGTTCTTCACATGACATCGGGAGTAGGAGAAAATAGCTATTCCCATAACTCAGCGCTTCAA AAAACAGTGATTTCCAAGGTGAGACCAGTGTTGGAGGGCACTGTCAAAGCTTTATATATCAAGGAAAACTTTCCTCGTTATTTTTCCGTAGCAGACTTGGGTTGCTCTTCAGGACCCAACACACTTATAGTTACCTACGAAATGATTGATGCCATAGTCGAACTGTGCCGAGAAACTGGACACTCTCCCCCTGAGCTCACAGTGTTTCTAAATGACCTTCCGAGTAATGATTTCAACACTGATTTCAAATTACTGCCAGACTTTTATGCTATGTTGAAGAAGGAGAAAGGCAACGATGTAGGGCCATGTTTCATAGCGGGAATGCCAGGGTCCTTCTATGGCAGGCTCTTTCCTAGCAAAAGCCTGGATTTTGTTCATTCTTCTTATAGTGTGCATTGGCTCTCTAAG gTACCTCAAGGGATTAACAATAATAAGGGGAACATATACATGGGGAAGACAAGCCCTCACAATGTATTCGAGGCATACTTGGAGCAATTTCAGAGTGATTTCTCACTTTTACTTCGCTCTCGTGCTGATGAAATAAAACTTGGAGGGCAAATGATTCTAACCTTTATTGGTAGGAGTATCAAAGATCCCACTAGTAGAGATTGTTGCCTCGTTTGGGAGCTGCTAGCAAAGTGTCTCCTTGACATGGCTACTGAA GGGCTAATTGAAGAGGCTGATATTGATACGTTCAATTTGCCTTACTACAATCCTTTCATTGAAGAAGTAAAAACCATTGTTGAAAAAGAGGGATCCTTTGTTATTGATCGGCTGGAAACATTTGAAGTCAATTTGGATGCCAATGACAAcgatgaaaacaaaaattacgtGTTCGACAAGTTTACATGTGGACAAAATGTGTCACATTGCATTAGAGCAATTTCAGAATCCTTGCTTGCTGATCACTTTGGAGAGGCAATCATAGATGATTTATTTGAGAGGTATGCAGAGCGTATTGGTGAGCATCTTTCCATGGAGAAGACAAACAATTTCAACATCGTAATTTCAATGGCAAGGAAATGA